In Myxococcales bacterium, a single genomic region encodes these proteins:
- the lpxB gene encoding lipid-A-disaccharide synthase, which produces MKVSESHEAEVQARPSSLWRRVFPGPGEARDLLVVAGEASGDRAAASVLAELTGVRAFGMGGLALAGAGAELTFDLRSLTALGIGDVVARAGPVAQAYRAVTAATKVHRPRAALLVNYSEFNLRLAAKLKKRGTKVLFYIAPQIWAWRPSRAEALRESVDKLAVILPFEESLWRSHGVDATYVGHPLTETFAQDRSTARRLLDLTPSAPAVAMMPGSRPHECERHLKPMLAAYEKIRRERASLDARVLLAPSLAGPARAEVLELARRARVPVYPIAPDGTAREILSAFDVSLCASGTASLEAAFAGALPVIVYRTGLVTEGIARLLMQTPYVGLPNVLLARAAFPELLQREVTTHNVARAMTELLDRPAAPAAAAAEIRALFAGQHRPSHEVAAMLRELLR; this is translated from the coding sequence GTGAAGGTCTCCGAGTCCCACGAGGCTGAGGTTCAAGCGCGCCCCTCGTCGCTTTGGCGACGCGTATTCCCCGGCCCTGGCGAGGCGCGAGACCTCTTGGTGGTGGCCGGCGAGGCGTCCGGCGACCGCGCGGCTGCGAGCGTCCTCGCCGAGCTCACGGGTGTGCGCGCCTTCGGGATGGGCGGCCTCGCCCTCGCGGGCGCCGGTGCCGAGCTCACGTTCGATCTCCGCAGCTTGACGGCCCTTGGCATTGGCGACGTCGTCGCGCGGGCGGGGCCCGTCGCGCAGGCGTACCGCGCCGTTACGGCGGCGACGAAGGTGCATAGACCGCGGGCCGCGCTCCTCGTCAACTACTCGGAGTTCAACCTTCGGCTGGCCGCCAAGCTCAAGAAACGGGGCACGAAGGTTCTGTTCTACATCGCGCCGCAAATATGGGCTTGGCGGCCCTCGAGGGCCGAAGCGCTGCGCGAGTCCGTCGACAAGCTCGCCGTGATCCTTCCCTTCGAGGAGAGCCTATGGCGGAGCCACGGCGTCGACGCCACCTACGTGGGTCACCCGTTGACCGAGACCTTCGCTCAGGATCGAAGCACCGCGCGGCGTCTCCTCGATCTAACCCCGAGTGCGCCGGCCGTGGCCATGATGCCGGGTTCGCGGCCCCACGAGTGCGAGCGTCACTTGAAACCCATGCTCGCCGCCTATGAGAAGATTCGGCGGGAGCGAGCGAGCCTCGACGCGCGGGTGCTCCTAGCGCCAAGCCTCGCGGGGCCGGCGCGCGCCGAGGTGCTCGAACTCGCCCGCCGAGCGCGCGTTCCGGTGTATCCCATCGCCCCCGACGGGACGGCCCGGGAAATCCTCTCGGCCTTCGACGTCTCGTTGTGCGCATCCGGCACGGCGTCGCTCGAAGCCGCCTTCGCCGGTGCCCTCCCGGTGATTGTGTACCGGACGGGGCTTGTAACGGAGGGCATCGCGCGCCTCCTCATGCAGACGCCCTACGTCGGCCTCCCCAACGTGCTCTTGGCGCGCGCCGCGTTCCCCGAGCTCCTTCAACGAGAGGTCACGACGCACAACGTCGCTCGCGCGATGACGGAGCTGCTCGATCGCCCCGCCGCGCCCGCGGCCGCGGCGGCGGAGATTCGTGCGCTCTTCGCCGGGCAGCACCGTCCGTCACATGAGGTCGCCGCGATGCTCCGCGAGCTTCTCCGTTGA
- a CDS encoding glycosyltransferase family 39 protein → MSDERSLPLRALVLVTVGLFGLRLAAARTVGFGDSEALYASYALHPAAAYLDHPGLVGAVASLLGGGSAPTPQRAHGATIILASVVPWLFFAAARAAGATKGRAAGAALVAATVPELAIGLFALSPDTLLAPLWLASLTCALLAVKRKPDEVVTQILWSAAGILAGVAATAKVTGLLLLIGYVGALLSPALAPHRRRAWPWAGLALGALVFWPVAAHEARALPHADAPPHRLAGRRWLFATSRGDVSWRATRLRGAPSGRARGARRLAASSAPRARPRRRRHAAARHIAHGSPRARRALVVERCRRTALVCAGTLGVAHRRRPRKRRARDKAERAAVARPGQRWARPRDDATRARLGALARRLRLREAA, encoded by the coding sequence TTGAGCGACGAGCGCTCGCTGCCGCTGCGCGCGTTGGTCCTCGTGACGGTCGGGCTCTTTGGCCTGCGCCTCGCCGCGGCCCGCACCGTTGGCTTTGGCGACTCGGAGGCGCTCTACGCCAGCTACGCGCTGCACCCGGCGGCGGCTTACCTCGATCACCCGGGGCTCGTCGGTGCGGTCGCCTCACTCTTGGGCGGCGGTTCGGCGCCAACGCCCCAGCGAGCCCACGGCGCCACCATCATCCTCGCGTCGGTGGTGCCATGGCTCTTCTTCGCGGCGGCGCGTGCCGCTGGCGCCACCAAAGGTCGCGCTGCTGGCGCGGCGCTTGTGGCGGCGACGGTGCCCGAGCTCGCCATCGGCCTCTTCGCCCTCTCGCCCGACACGCTCCTGGCTCCCCTTTGGCTCGCCTCGCTCACGTGCGCGCTCTTGGCCGTGAAGCGAAAGCCCGACGAGGTGGTCACGCAGATTTTGTGGAGCGCTGCCGGCATCCTCGCTGGCGTCGCCGCCACGGCGAAGGTGACGGGCCTCCTCTTGCTGATCGGTTACGTGGGCGCGCTGCTCTCGCCCGCCCTCGCGCCGCATCGCCGTCGCGCTTGGCCATGGGCCGGTCTCGCCCTCGGCGCCTTGGTTTTTTGGCCCGTGGCCGCTCATGAAGCGCGCGCACTACCCCATGCTGACGCACCGCCTCATCGACTCGCAGGCAGGCGCTGGCTTTTCGCTACGTCACGTGGCGACGTTTCTTGGCGGGCAACTCGCCTACGTGGGGCCCCTAGCGGTCGCGCTCGCGGGGCTCGCCGCTTGGCGGCTAGCTCAGCGCCGCGCGCCCGGCCGCGACGGCGTCGACACGCTGCTGCTCGCCACATCGCTCACGGCAGCCCTCGTGCTCGCCGCGCTCTCGTTGTGGAGCGGTGTCGCCGAACCGCACTGGTTTGCGCCGGCACTCTTGGCGTTGCCCATCGCCGCCGCCCGCGAAAGCGGCGAGCCCGCGACAAAGCCGAGAGGGCCGCGGTGGCTCGTCCCGGGCAGCGTTGGGCTCGGCCTCGCGATGACGCTACTCGTGCACGCCTGGGTGCTCTTGCCCGACGCCTTCGCCTTCGCGAGGCCGCGTGA
- the bioB gene encoding biotin synthase BioB encodes MNAPVTRAEVRALHDLPLLELLDKARAVHLLHHASSEVQLCTLLSVKTGGCPEDCSYCPQSSHYDTGLDKERMLDVADVLDKARRAKELGSSRFCMGAAWREVKDGPAFDRVVEMVRGVKGIGLEACVTLGMLTDEQALRLKEAGLDAYNHNIDTSREHYKSIIKTRTIDDRLKTLGAVRNAGITVCSGGIIGMGESIDDRCDMLLTLANLTPPPESVPINALVRVPGTPLADMPPIDPLELVRMIAVARILMPKSRVRLSAGRTELSREAQFLCMLAGANSIFYGEKLLTTPNPAEDEDLALLRDTGIATAAVS; translated from the coding sequence ATGAACGCTCCCGTCACCCGCGCCGAAGTCCGCGCGCTCCACGATCTCCCGCTCCTCGAACTCCTCGACAAGGCTCGCGCGGTGCACCTGTTGCACCACGCGTCGTCGGAGGTTCAGCTCTGCACGCTGCTCAGCGTCAAGACGGGCGGTTGCCCAGAAGACTGCTCCTATTGCCCACAGTCGAGTCACTACGACACCGGCCTCGACAAGGAGCGCATGCTCGACGTCGCCGACGTCCTCGACAAGGCGAGGCGCGCGAAGGAGCTTGGGTCCTCACGCTTCTGCATGGGAGCGGCCTGGCGGGAGGTGAAAGACGGCCCGGCCTTCGATCGCGTCGTCGAGATGGTCCGCGGCGTGAAGGGCATCGGCCTCGAGGCGTGCGTGACGCTCGGAATGCTCACCGATGAGCAGGCCCTGCGGCTCAAAGAGGCTGGCCTCGACGCCTACAACCACAACATCGACACAAGCCGCGAGCACTACAAGTCGATCATCAAGACGCGCACCATCGACGATCGCTTGAAGACGCTAGGTGCCGTGCGCAACGCGGGCATCACCGTCTGCTCCGGCGGCATCATCGGCATGGGCGAGAGCATCGACGACCGCTGCGACATGCTCTTGACCTTGGCCAACCTCACCCCTCCGCCCGAAAGTGTCCCCATCAACGCGCTCGTCCGCGTGCCGGGGACGCCGCTCGCGGACATGCCGCCCATCGATCCGCTCGAGCTCGTCCGCATGATCGCCGTCGCGCGCATCTTGATGCCGAAGTCGCGCGTTCGGCTCTCGGCGGGCCGCACCGAGCTCTCGCGCGAGGCTCAGTTCTTGTGCATGCTCGCGGGAGCCAACTCGATCTTCTACGGCGAGAAGCTGCTCACGACGCCGAATCCGGCGGAAGACGAAGACTTGGCGCTGCTCCGAGACACGGGCATCGCCACCGCCGCCGTGTCTTGA
- a CDS encoding sigma-54-dependent Fis family transcriptional regulator — MSSRLSLLVDLSTMLSREVELDTLLDVACQRLAEALHADRTTIWLVDAERGDLFTRVAMLPEVPELRLPMGRGIAGFAAERGAVVRVDDAANDPRFDKAADRATGYTTRSMLVAPIRDRGGGPVRGVIQALNRDDGPFSEEDERYVEALADQLGRALALTTLRPEEPLDPGVTRRGPFNRIVGQSAPLAAVYERVNRAAQTDATVLLRGETGTGKGIFARAIHVNSARQSGPFVTVDCTTLPAQLVESELFGHERGAFTGADRRVPGKVEMAEGGTLFLDEIGDLPLDVQGKLLRFLQERAFERVGGRMTMRANVRVVCATHRDLEAAVQTRHFREDLYYRIRVVEIELPPLRTRGEGELLALARHFVDMYGNRYGRPDMRLGDDARATLAKHDWPGNVRELEHWIESAVVLAKSGVIGADDLPVRRTVAAEVAKPQALPTPLPAVPPAGLPPAAAVVIEAELSLDDAVRRYAEAAVERAGGNKAEAARRLRIGRNTLSRILKGGGLE, encoded by the coding sequence ATGTCCTCGCGCCTATCGCTCCTCGTCGATCTGTCCACCATGCTCTCGCGCGAGGTGGAGCTCGACACGTTGCTCGATGTGGCCTGTCAGCGCCTCGCGGAGGCGTTGCACGCGGACCGCACGACCATCTGGCTGGTCGACGCCGAACGGGGCGACCTCTTCACGCGCGTCGCGATGTTGCCCGAGGTGCCGGAGCTGCGGCTGCCGATGGGACGAGGCATCGCCGGCTTCGCCGCGGAGCGCGGCGCGGTCGTTCGCGTCGACGACGCTGCGAACGATCCGCGCTTCGACAAGGCTGCCGACCGCGCCACCGGGTACACGACGCGCTCGATGTTGGTCGCGCCCATCCGCGATCGCGGTGGCGGGCCGGTGCGCGGCGTGATCCAGGCGCTGAACCGCGACGACGGGCCGTTCTCCGAGGAAGACGAACGTTACGTCGAGGCGCTCGCCGATCAGCTGGGGCGGGCCCTCGCGCTCACGACGCTGAGGCCCGAAGAGCCGCTCGACCCGGGCGTCACGCGGCGAGGACCCTTCAACCGCATCGTTGGGCAGAGCGCGCCGCTCGCCGCCGTCTATGAGCGCGTGAACCGCGCCGCGCAGACCGATGCGACGGTCCTCTTGCGCGGCGAGACGGGGACCGGCAAGGGCATCTTCGCCCGGGCCATTCACGTCAACTCGGCGCGTCAGTCGGGCCCCTTCGTGACCGTCGACTGCACGACCCTCCCGGCGCAGCTCGTGGAGAGCGAGCTCTTCGGGCACGAGCGAGGCGCCTTCACCGGCGCCGACCGGCGCGTGCCGGGCAAAGTGGAGATGGCCGAAGGCGGAACGCTCTTCTTGGACGAGATCGGCGATCTGCCGCTCGACGTGCAAGGCAAGCTGCTCCGGTTCCTTCAGGAGCGCGCCTTCGAGCGCGTCGGCGGCCGGATGACGATGCGCGCGAACGTGCGCGTCGTTTGCGCGACGCACCGCGACCTGGAAGCCGCCGTTCAGACTCGGCACTTTCGCGAAGATCTCTACTATCGAATCCGCGTCGTCGAGATCGAGCTGCCGCCGCTGCGAACGCGCGGCGAGGGGGAGCTCCTGGCGCTGGCTCGGCACTTCGTCGACATGTACGGGAACCGCTACGGCCGCCCTGACATGCGCCTCGGCGACGACGCACGCGCGACGCTCGCGAAACACGACTGGCCGGGAAACGTTCGCGAGCTCGAGCACTGGATCGAGAGCGCCGTCGTGCTCGCCAAGAGCGGCGTCATCGGGGCCGACGACCTGCCGGTGCGCCGCACCGTGGCGGCAGAGGTCGCGAAGCCGCAAGCTCTGCCCACGCCGCTCCCAGCGGTCCCGCCGGCCGGCCTCCCGCCGGCCGCCGCCGTGGTCATTGAGGCGGAGCTCTCGCTCGACGACGCCGTGAGGCGCTACGCGGAGGCGGCCGTGGAGCGGGCCGGCGGAAACAAGGCGGAGGCGGCCCGCCGCCTGCGCATCGGCCGAAACACGCTCAGCCGCATTCTCAAGGGCGGCGGCTTGGAGTAG